In Cupriavidus necator, the genomic window AGGGTGCGCGCGACCAGCGTCGACAGGTGCACGCCCCAGCCATCCTGGACAGCGTCGAACAGCTTGCAATTCTCGCGGTAACCGAGGTAGCGCAAATGTGCTGCAGCACATTTGCGCTATTACCGGCCGTAGATCTTTATGTAGAGTAGCAACGTCAAACGCTTCGTGAAGCAAGGCGTCTTGTTTGAACTACTGCACATAAAGTTTCATGATGGGCTCCTGGCGGCCATCGGGATCGCCTTTGTGAGGAGTTCGATCATGGAGAAGTCAACCCGTCAAGTTTCAAGCCACCTGCCGTTGCAGCAGTTCGTCGCTGGCGCCGTGAGCGAGCTGGAGAGGCTAGGCTACAGCAGGAAATCGCTTTGGCGCTATCGCGTCGCCTGGCGTCATCTCATTGAGTTTTGTCATGAGATGAGCCTGGGCGATAAGTACTCCCTGGAGCTGGCGAAACGGTTTTGCTCTACGTATCAAGTTCGTGCTGACGAATGCCTGAACTCTGGCCAGGGGTGGCGGCGGAATATCGTGTTTGCCCTCAAGGTTCTCGATGGCTTTGCGCATGAGGGGCATATTGTGCGCACCGTCACCGATATCAAGACGATACAAGTTCCCGAACCCATGAGCACGGCATTGCGCGACTATGAACTGTACTGCCGGGATCGCCGTCATCTTCGTACAACGACCCTTCGCGCGCGGATGCGGGTGATAGCGTTATTCGCGGATTTCCTTGGTTCAAGGAACATCACGTTTTTTGATCAGGTGCAGCCGGCCGATCTCTGCGCATTTGTGACCGCGCAACATCGTCTGTCGGCGAAGTCAGTCTCGCGCATCGTTTCCGATGTGCGTTGCTTTCTGCGCTTTCTTCTCATGCGAGGAATTCTGCAGCAGGATCTCAGCCATGTATTGCCGGTGGTCCACGTTCCACGCGATGCGACTATTCCATCGGTCTGGGACCCGGAAGTCCTGACCAAGCTGCTCGAAGCCGTTGATAGAACCTCACCCAAAGGCAAGCGCGATTACGCCATCTTTCTGCTTGCCTGTCGCCTCGGATTGAGAGTGGGCGATATTCGCGCACTCTCCCTCGACGATCTGAAGTGGGAAACGGCCACAATAGAGGTTAGGCAGTCGAAGACCCTCACACCTCTTTGTTTGCCATTGACGGAGGAAGTTGGCGAAGCGCTGATTGACTATCTGAGATCGGGCCGTCCTCAATCGGATCATCGAGAAGTGTTCCTCACGTTGAACGCTCCCTTCCTACCCTTCCGCGAGGCCGACAGCCTATATTGGATCGTCCGTCATTGGAAGGCCATCGCGGGGATTCACTTCAGGACTCCACAACGCCATGGTTTGCACTCTCTACGCCACACACTCGCGACACGATTGCTCCATGAACAGACGCCGTTTCAAGTCATCAGCGACATCCTGGGGCATGCGACGACAGCCTCGACGTTGATCTACGCGAAGACCGACGTGGAAACCCTGCGCACTGCCGCGTTGAACACCGAGAAGATGCGCCATGTCTAGTAGCAAATTCAAGGGGCATTTCCAGAGCGCTGTCGGCCCACTCATGGAACAGTTCGTCCAGGAGAAACAGGCCTGTGGGTACCGATATAATGCGCAAGCCCGCTTGCTGGCATGCTTTGACCGCTTCCTGAGCGATGAAGCGCTATCGGCATGCGAGCTACCGCGCTCAATCAGCCGAAAGTGGACCGCCAAGCGGCCCCACGAGAGCAAGAGCACCCACGATCAGCGTATCGGCGCAGTTCGCCAATTTGCCCTGTTCATGTGCCGGCTGGGGTATGCCGCTGATGTGCCGGATCGGTCCCTGACGGCAAGGCGTACGAGCAGCTTCTCTCCGCGCATCCTGACCCACGCTGAGATTCAGCGGCTGTTCCGCGCGGCTGACCAGCTCACGCCGACCGCACTTTCGCCAATGCGGCATCTCGTTATGCCGGAAGTATTGCGACTACTGTATGGCTGCGGCCTGAGGGTGGGCGAGGTGCTTCACCTGCGCGTGGCCGATGTGGACCTCGAACGGGGAATCCTGACGGTGCGTGATGGCAAATTTCGAAAGGACAGGCTCGTGCCACCAGCCTTGCCCCTGGTACAGCGCCTTCGAGTCTACGCACAAGTCATGGGCGATCGCCCGTCCGATGCCTACTTCTTCCCTTCGCCATCAGACGGCCCGTTGAGCCACTCGTCCATCTACTGGCTGTACCGGGAGCTGCTGTTGCGCTCTGGGATCCCGCACGCCGGTAGAGGCAAGGGTCCGCGCGTACATGATCTACGCCACGCGTATGCCGTGCATGCGTTGCTTCGGTGGTGCCAGGATGGAGCTGACCTCGATGCGAAGCTCCCGGTACTGGCGACCTACATGGGACATCAGTCCCTAGCCGGAACGCAGCGCTACCTGCATCTGATTGCCGAACTGTTTCCGGAGATCACGGCACGTACCGGCGCCGCCTTTGGTGATGTCATCCCGCGGAGGAACGGATCATGAAACCGACGGATTTCTCCATGCTCGTGACCAGCTTCCTGACGCACCATCTGGCCGCACAGCGCAACCTGAGCCCCAACACGATCAAGGCCTATCGCGACGTGTTCACCCTGCTGCTGCGATACTGTCGTGACGTGCGGGGAATCGCACTGGAGCGTCTGTCTCTGGCACAGATCGACGTAGGCCTGGTCGAGGCATTCCTTGATCACCTGGCCAACGACCGGCATGTTTCGGTCAGCACGCAGAATCATCGCCTCGCGGCATTGCACGCGTTCTTCCGCTACGTACAGTCGGAAGTACCCGAGCGCCTGCTGCAGTGTCAGCAGGTCCTCGCGATTCCGCTGCGGCGACAGCCGCGCGCCAGCGTCGGTTATCTCCCCAAGGAATACCTTGCACAGCTTCTCGCACAACCGGACCTGCGTACGTCTGAGGGCTGCCGCGATGCAGTGATGTTGAGCGTACTCTATGACACCGGCGCCCGGGTACAGGAGTTGATTGACCTGAACGCCGGGGACGTGCGGCTGGATCCTCCAGCGCAGGTGCGGCTCATGGGAAAGGGTCGAAAGCCGCGCGCCGTGCCCTTGATGGACTCGACAGTCGAACTGCTGCTCCAGTATCGACGCGATAATCACCTCGATCGTCCTGAATACGCCGACAAGCCACTCTTCCAGAACCGGCAAGGTACACGGTTATCGCGCTCGGGTGTTCGCTATCTCCTGCAAAAGTATGTGATTCCCGTACGGCGAAGTCACCCCGACTTCACGCAGCGGGTAAGTCCTCACAGTTTGAGGCACACCAAGGGAATGCACCTGCTGCAGAGTGGCGTACCGCTCGAGATCATCCGCGACTTCCTCGGTCACGTCGATGTGAAGACAACCGAGATTTATGCTCGCGCAAATCTTGAGATGAAGCGCAAGGCCCTCGAAAAAGCCACCGACGGTGCGTCGCTTCCAAAGATCCCGTCCTGGCAGCAGAACAAAGCGCTTCTCGAGTGGCTGCATTCACTGTAGGACTGCGGAGGTTGCGCACGCTGTTTGTTGGCTGCGGGCCTCCCCATCTTGCCCAACTTTTATGTAGAGTTTCTACGAGCGGAGACCTTTGCTATCGCGGGGCTGGATCCGATACTGCACATAAAAACTTTCGGCCGGTAATAGCGCTCGGTCGTAGACGGTTGTACGTGCCACATCAACTGCCGCAACTGATCGAGCGCCCGCGTGTACTTCGTCTCATTCGCTGTCATCGTGTCGACCATGTTCAGCCCGTAGGTCGCGCGCAGATCGTGGAAACTGAACTCGTACCTGGGGTTGCCAAGCTGCACGCGCATCATGGGTAACAGTTCGTCCCTGATGAACTGGCGCACGGCCTGCCCTGTCTTGACGTGGCGGCGTACCTGCGGGCCAGTGCTGACCGGGCGGCGCGACGCGCGATCCTCGTAGAGCGGCGCACCGCGATAGCTGAGAAAGAGCGGCTGGACGGGATGATCGCCGCCGTCTGCCAGCTGGCG contains:
- a CDS encoding site-specific integrase, whose translation is MKPTDFSMLVTSFLTHHLAAQRNLSPNTIKAYRDVFTLLLRYCRDVRGIALERLSLAQIDVGLVEAFLDHLANDRHVSVSTQNHRLAALHAFFRYVQSEVPERLLQCQQVLAIPLRRQPRASVGYLPKEYLAQLLAQPDLRTSEGCRDAVMLSVLYDTGARVQELIDLNAGDVRLDPPAQVRLMGKGRKPRAVPLMDSTVELLLQYRRDNHLDRPEYADKPLFQNRQGTRLSRSGVRYLLQKYVIPVRRSHPDFTQRVSPHSLRHTKGMHLLQSGVPLEIIRDFLGHVDVKTTEIYARANLEMKRKALEKATDGASLPKIPSWQQNKALLEWLHSL
- a CDS encoding tyrosine-type recombinase/integrase; translation: MSSSKFKGHFQSAVGPLMEQFVQEKQACGYRYNAQARLLACFDRFLSDEALSACELPRSISRKWTAKRPHESKSTHDQRIGAVRQFALFMCRLGYAADVPDRSLTARRTSSFSPRILTHAEIQRLFRAADQLTPTALSPMRHLVMPEVLRLLYGCGLRVGEVLHLRVADVDLERGILTVRDGKFRKDRLVPPALPLVQRLRVYAQVMGDRPSDAYFFPSPSDGPLSHSSIYWLYRELLLRSGIPHAGRGKGPRVHDLRHAYAVHALLRWCQDGADLDAKLPVLATYMGHQSLAGTQRYLHLIAELFPEITARTGAAFGDVIPRRNGS
- a CDS encoding site-specific integrase produces the protein MEKSTRQVSSHLPLQQFVAGAVSELERLGYSRKSLWRYRVAWRHLIEFCHEMSLGDKYSLELAKRFCSTYQVRADECLNSGQGWRRNIVFALKVLDGFAHEGHIVRTVTDIKTIQVPEPMSTALRDYELYCRDRRHLRTTTLRARMRVIALFADFLGSRNITFFDQVQPADLCAFVTAQHRLSAKSVSRIVSDVRCFLRFLLMRGILQQDLSHVLPVVHVPRDATIPSVWDPEVLTKLLEAVDRTSPKGKRDYAIFLLACRLGLRVGDIRALSLDDLKWETATIEVRQSKTLTPLCLPLTEEVGEALIDYLRSGRPQSDHREVFLTLNAPFLPFREADSLYWIVRHWKAIAGIHFRTPQRHGLHSLRHTLATRLLHEQTPFQVISDILGHATTASTLIYAKTDVETLRTAALNTEKMRHV